A genomic segment from Aspergillus puulaauensis MK2 DNA, chromosome 1, nearly complete sequence encodes:
- a CDS encoding uncharacterized protein (COG:S;~EggNog:ENOG410PTGS) produces MSLSSDDHVTLLLSCINHSSNGKIDFGAVAKECNIISAGAAAKRFSRLTKAHKEAMNKGGNVDNDAHGVNEDESSAKDPEQAGASLAKGKRKGKAAGTTKGDGAAPAKKRARAAKNKVVVKEESQGDYDEEEKDANANGNDNDNAKVKDEDEDFDIMGTVSDLSEDLDEIDTDESYC; encoded by the exons ATGTCTCTATCAAGTGATGACCATGTGACTCTCCTCCTAAGCTGTATCAACCATTCTTCCAACGGCAAG ATCGACTTCGGCGCAGTCGCGAAAGAGTGCAATATCATATCCGCAGGAGCTGC GGCGAAGCGCTTCTCCAGACTCACAAAAGCACATAAAGAAGCTATGAACAAAGGCGGCAACGTCGACAACGATGCGCACGGGGTGAATGAAGACGAATCCAGCGCAAAGGACCCGGAACAGGCTGGCGCAAGTCTAGCAAAGGGTAAGAGAAAGGGCAAGGCGGCGGGGACTACAAAGGGAGATGGTGCAGCGCCTGCGAAGAAGAGAGCCAGGGCGGCGAAGAATAAAGTTGTCGTGAAGGAAGAGTCGCAGGGTGAttatgatgaagaagagaaagacgcGAATGCCAATGGCAATGATAACGACAACGCCAAGGTgaaggacgaagatgaggacttCGATATCATGGGCACTGTTTCGGATCTTAGCGAGGATCTGGATGAAATTGATACCGATGAGAGCTATTGCTAA